From Asterias rubens chromosome 20, eAstRub1.3, whole genome shotgun sequence, one genomic window encodes:
- the LOC117303859 gene encoding receptor of activated protein C kinase 1-like, whose protein sequence is MSEKVIMKGTLKGHNGWVTQIATTPAFPDIVLSSSRDKSVIMWKLTREENNYGVPKKALKGHSHFVSDIVMSSDGQFALSCSWDKELRLWDLATGKTTRRFVGHTKDVLSVAFSQDNRQIVSGSRDKTIKLWNTLGVCKYTIQDDCHKAWVSCVRFSPNQVNPIIVSAGVDKQVKVWNLTNCRLKTNHFGHSGYLNCVTVSPDGSLCASGGKDGKAMLWDLNEGKHLYTLNGAEEINALCFSPNRYWLCAAAGPTIKIWDLEEKCIVDELKLEVINPTSKALPPGCLSMAWSADGQTLFAGYTDSVIRVWQVYQLKQ, encoded by the exons ATGAGCGAGAAAGTAATAATGAAGGGTACCCTTAAGGGTCACAATGGATGGGTTACCCAAATTGCCACAACACCGGCATTTCCCGACATTGTTCTATCGTCATCAAGGG acAAGTCTGTCATCATGTGGAAGCTGACCagagaagaaaacaattacGGAGTCCCCAAGAAAGCTCTGAAGGGTCACAGCCATTTTGTGTCAGACATTGTGATGTCCTCCGATGGTCAGTTTGCTCTCTCCTGCTCTTGGGATAAGGAACTTCGTCTCTGGGATCTTGCCAC AGGAAAGACGACGAGACGCTTTGTGGGACACACCAAGGATGTCCTCAGCGTGGCTTTCTCTCAGGACAATCGCCAGATTGTCTCTGGCTCTAGGGACAAGACCATCAAGCTGTGGAACACCCTGGGAGTCTGCAAGTACACCATCCAG GACGACTGCCACAAGGCGTGGGTGTCCTGCGTTCGCTTCTCACCAAACCAAGTCAACCCAATCATCGTTTCTGCAGGAGTCGACAAGCAAGTCAAG GTATGGAATCTCACCAACTGCCGTCTGAAGACCAACCACTTCGGACATTCTGGTTACCTGAACTGCGTAACTGTGTCCCCAGACGGTTCACTATGTGCATCTGGTGGCAAG GATGGTAAAGCCATGTTGTGGGATCTGAATGAGGGCAAGCATCTGTACACACTGAATGGAGCTGAGGAGATCAACGCTCTGTGCTTCAGTCCCAATAGGTACTGGCTGTGTGCTGCTGCTGGACCAACAATTAAGATCTGG GATTTGGAAGAGAAGTGCATCGTCGACGAACTGAAGCTGGAGGTGATCAACCCAACCTCCAAGGCCCTTCCCCCAGGTTGCCTCTCCATGGCCTGGTCGGCTGATGGACAGACCCTCTTCGCTGGGTACACGGATAGTGTCATCCGCGTCTGGCAGGTGTACCAACTCAAGCAGTAG
- the LOC117303687 gene encoding serine/threonine-protein phosphatase 2A catalytic subunit beta isoform, producing the protein MGDKTHAKELDQWIEQLNECKQLQENQVKQLCEKAREILTKESNVQEVRCPVTVCGDVHGQFHDLMELFRIGGKSPDTNYLFMGDYVDRGYYSVETVSLLVSLKVRFPERITILRGNHESRQITQVYGFYDECLRKYGNPNVWKYFTDLFDYLPLTALVDGQIFCLHGGLSPSIDTLDHIRALDRLQEVPHEGPMCDLLWSDPDDRGGWGISPRGAGYTFGQDISENFNHMNGLTLISRAHQLVMEGYNWCHDRNVVTIFSAPNYCYRCGNQAAIMELDDALKYSFLQFDPAPRRGEPHVTRRTPDYFL; encoded by the exons ATGGGCGACAAGACGCATGCAAAGGAGCTGGACCAGTGGATTGAGCAGCTAAACGAATGCAAACAGTTGCAGGAAAATCAAGTCAAACAGCTATGTGAAAAG GCTAGGGAAATCTTAACGAAAGAGTCTAACGTCCAAGAAGTAAGATGTCCAGTGACTGTATGTGGAGACGTCCATGGTCAATTCCATGATCTCATGGAGCTTTTTAGAATCGGAGGGAAATCCCCGGACACAAATTATCTCTTCATGGGCGATTACGTGGATCGTGGTTACTACTCAGTGGAGACAGTGTCGTTACTAGTGTCGTTAAAG gTGAGGTTTCCGGAGCGTATCACCATCTTGCGTGGAAATCATGAAAGTCGACAAATTACTCAAGTGTACGGTTTCTATGACGAGTGTCTACGGAAATATGGCAACCCCAACGTTTGGAAATACTTCACCGATCTCTTTGATTACCTTCCCCTTACTGCTCTGGTTGATGGTCAG ATATTCTGTCTTCACGGTGGTCTGTCGCCCTCTATTGACACATTGGACCACATCCGAGCACTGGATCGCCTACAGGAAGTTCCTCATGAG GGTCCTATGTGTGACCTCCTCTGGTCTGATCCCGATGACCGTGGTGGCTGGGGCATCTCACCTAGAGGTGCTGGCTACACCTTCGGACAAGACATATCGGAAAATTTCAATCATATGAACGGCTTGACTTTGATATCTAGAGCTCATCAACTGGTCATGGAG GGTTATAACTGGTGTCATGATCGCAATGTAGTCACAATTTTCAGCGCTCCTAACTACTGTTACCGATGCGGGAATCAAGCCGCCATCATGGAGTTAGACGACGCACTAAAATATTCCTT TTTACAGTTCGACCCAGCACCGCGAAGAGGAGAACCCCACGTAACCAGACGTACACCAGACTACttcctgtaa